In one window of Arachis ipaensis cultivar K30076 chromosome B06, Araip1.1, whole genome shotgun sequence DNA:
- the LOC107605101 gene encoding protein ANTHESIS POMOTING FACTOR 1, translating to MTAPLTELDDDTVRSMSIAAVFSDFGGKINSLDFHRKDDLLVTASEDDSVRLYDIANAKLLKTTYHKKHGADRICFTHHPNSVICSSKYNLESTGESLRYLSMYDNRCLRYFKGHKQRVVSLCMSPINDSFMSGSLDHSVRIWDLRVNACQGILRLRGRPAVAYDQQGLVFSVAMEGGAIKLFDSRSYDKGPFDTFLVGGDTAEVCDIKFSNDGKSMLLTTTNNNIYVLDAYGGEKRCGFSLEPSPGTTIEATFTPDGKYAVAGSGGGTMHAWNIETRNEVACWSSHIGVPSCLKWAPRRAMFAAASSVLTFWIPNNNGNGSNPRAEYGGTDAEPGPQSQPFVH from the exons ATGACGGCGCCGCTGACAGAGCTAGATGACGATACGGTGCGCAGCATGTCCATAGCGGCGGTTTTCTCCGACTTC GGTGGGAAAATAAATTCTCTTGATTTCCATCGCAAAGATGATTTACTTGTCACAGCAAGTGAGGATGACTCAGTGCGACTATATGACATTGCCAATGCTAA GTTGTTGAAGACCACTTATCATAAGAAACATGGTGCTGATCGCATTTGTTTTACTCATCATCCAAACTCTGTTATATGTTCTTCTAAGTACAATTTGGAGAGTACTGGAG AATCATTGCGGTATTTATCAATGTATGACAACCGATGCTTACGCTACTTCAAAGGACATAAACAGAG AGTTGTTTCTCTCTGCATGTCTCCAATCAATGATAGCTTCATGTCTGGTTCTCTGGACCACAGTGTTAGAATATGGGATCTTCGTGTAAATGCCTGCCAG GGAATCTTACGTCTACGCGGTAGGCCTGCTGTTGCCTATGACCAACAGGGCCTGGTCTTTTCTGTAGCAATGGAAGGGGGAGCTATCAAATTGTTTGATTCACGTTCATATGATAAG GGTCCCTTCGACACCTTTTTGGTTGGCGGTGATACAGCTGAGGTTTGTGATATCAAATTCAGCAATGATGGCAAATCAATGCTTCTGACTACCACTAATAATAATATCTACGTTCTTGATGCATATGGAGGAGAAAAG CGCTGTGGGTTTAGTTTGGAACCATCTCCTGGTACCACAATAGAGGCTACATTTACCCCAGATGGGAAGTATGCTGTGGCAG GTTCGGGAGGTGGAACCATGCATGCTTGGAATATTGAGACCAGAAATGAG GTTGCATGTTGGAGCAGCCACATTGGCGTACCTTCGTGCTTGAAATGGGCCCCTCGCAGGGCTATGTTTGCTGCAGCCTCTTCTGTTCTTACCTTTTGGATACCTAATAATAATGGTAATGGTTCAAATCCGAGAGCTGAGTATGGTGGAACTGACGCTGAACCTGGACCTCAGTCCCAACCATTCGTTCATTGA